A genomic stretch from Kogia breviceps isolate mKogBre1 chromosome 1, mKogBre1 haplotype 1, whole genome shotgun sequence includes:
- the TINAGL1 gene encoding tubulointerstitial nephritis antigen-like isoform X1 produces MWRCPLGLLLLLLLAGELALGAQRGRGRRELAPALHLRGIRDAGGRYCQEQDLCCRGRADDCALPYLGATCYCDLFCNRTVSDCCPDFWDFCLGVPPPFPPIQGCMHRGRIYPVLGTYWDNCNRCTCQEKGQWECDQEPCLVDENMIKAINQGSYGWRAGNHSAFWGMTLDEGIRYRLGTIRPSSSVTNMNEIHVVTKHRGPGLLGDVQCLGPLRGSLGQRREADRVTFSLQTVLGPGEVLPRAFEASEKWPNLIHDPLDQGNCAGSWAFSTAAVASDRVSIHSLGHMTTVLSPQNLLSCDTHNQQGCRGGRLDGAWWFLRRRGVVSDHCYPFSGHGWDEAGSAPRCMMHSRAMGRGKRQATARCPNSYVHANDIYQVTPAYRLGSNEKEIMKELMENGPVQALMEVHEDFFLYQSGIYSHTPVSLGRPEQYRHHGTHSVKITGWGEETLPDGRTLKYWTAANSWGPDWGERGHFRIVRGANECDIESFVLGVWGRVGMEDMAHH; encoded by the exons ATGTGGCGATGTCCactggggctgctgctgctgctgctgctggctggCGAGTTGGCCCTGGGTGCCCAGCGGGGTCGTGGGCGCCGGGAGCTAGCACCAGCTCTGCACCTGCGGGGCATCCGGGATGCGGGTGGCCGGTACTGCCAGGAGCAGGACCTGTGCTGCCGCGGCCGCGCCGATGACTGCGCCCTGCCCTACCTGGGTGCTACCTGTTACTGTGACCTCTTCTGCAACCGCACCGTCTCCGACTGCTGCCCTGACTTCTGGGACTTCTGCCTCGGCGtgccacccccctttccccccatcCAAG GATGTATGCACAGGGGTCGCATCTATCCAGTCTTGGGAACCTACTGGGACAACTGTAACCGTTG CACCTGCCAGGAGAAAGGGCAGTGGGAGTGTGACCAGGAGCCATGCCTGGTGGACGAAAACATGATCAAGGCCATCAACCAAGGCAGCTATGG gtGGCGGGCTGGGAACCACAGTGCCTTCTGGGGCATGACCCTGGATGAGGGCATCCGCTACCGCCTGGGCACCATCCGCCCGTCTTCCTCCGTCACCAATATGAATGAGATTCAT gtggtcacaaagcaccgaggccCTGGACTCTTGGGAGACGTCCAATGCCTAGGGCCCCTGAGGGGCAGCCTGGGGCAGAGGCGGGAGGCAGACAGAGTGACCTTTTCCTTGCAGACAGTGCTGGGCCCAGGGGAGGTGCTGCCCAGAGCCTTCGAGGCCTCTGAGAAGTGGCCCAACCTGATCCACGACCCTCTCGACCAGGGCAACTGTGCAGGCTCCTGGGCCTTCTCCACGGCAG ccgTGGCATCTGATCGAGTCTCAATCCATTCTCTGGGGCACATGACAACTGTCCTGTCGCCCCAGAACCTGCTGTCTTGTGACACGCACAACCAGCAGGGCTGCCGCGGTGGGCGACTTGACGGTGCCTGGTGGTTCCTGCGCCGTCGAGG AGTTGTGTCTGACCACTGCTACCCGTTCTCGGGCCATGGGTGGGACGAGGCTGGCTCCGCACCCCGCTGCATGATGCACAGTCGGGCCATGGGTCGGGGCAAACGGCAGGCCACCGCCCGCTGCCCCAATAGCTATGTCCATGCCAATGACATCTACCAGGTCACTCCTGCCTACCGCCTCGGCTCCAAC GAGAAGGAGATCATGAAGGAGCTGATGGAGAATGGCCCTGTCCAGG ccctcaTGGAGGTGCACGAGGACTTCTTCCTGTACCAGAGCGGCATCTACAGCCATACACCAGTGAGCCTTGGGAGGCCGGAGCAATACCGCCATCATGGGACCCATTCGGTCAAGATCACAGG gtggggggaggagacGCTGCCCGACGGAAGGACGCTCAAGTACTGG ACGGCGGCCAACTCGTGGGGCCCAGACTGGGGAGAGAGGGGCCACTTCCGCATCGTGCGCGGCGCCAACGAGTGCGACATCGAGAGCTTCGTGCTGGGCGTCTGGGGCCGCGTGGGAATGGAGGACATGGCTCACCACTGA
- the TINAGL1 gene encoding tubulointerstitial nephritis antigen-like isoform X3, whose translation MHRGRIYPVLGTYWDNCNRCTCQEKGQWECDQEPCLVDENMIKAINQGSYGWRAGNHSAFWGMTLDEGIRYRLGTIRPSSSVTNMNEIHVVTKHRGPGLLGDVQCLGPLRGSLGQRREADRVTFSLQTVLGPGEVLPRAFEASEKWPNLIHDPLDQGNCAGSWAFSTAAVASDRVSIHSLGHMTTVLSPQNLLSCDTHNQQGCRGGRLDGAWWFLRRRGVVSDHCYPFSGHGWDEAGSAPRCMMHSRAMGRGKRQATARCPNSYVHANDIYQVTPAYRLGSNEKEIMKELMENGPVQALMEVHEDFFLYQSGIYSHTPVSLGRPEQYRHHGTHSVKITGWGEETLPDGRTLKYWTAANSWGPDWGERGHFRIVRGANECDIESFVLGVWGRVGMEDMAHH comes from the exons ATGCACAGGGGTCGCATCTATCCAGTCTTGGGAACCTACTGGGACAACTGTAACCGTTG CACCTGCCAGGAGAAAGGGCAGTGGGAGTGTGACCAGGAGCCATGCCTGGTGGACGAAAACATGATCAAGGCCATCAACCAAGGCAGCTATGG gtGGCGGGCTGGGAACCACAGTGCCTTCTGGGGCATGACCCTGGATGAGGGCATCCGCTACCGCCTGGGCACCATCCGCCCGTCTTCCTCCGTCACCAATATGAATGAGATTCAT gtggtcacaaagcaccgaggccCTGGACTCTTGGGAGACGTCCAATGCCTAGGGCCCCTGAGGGGCAGCCTGGGGCAGAGGCGGGAGGCAGACAGAGTGACCTTTTCCTTGCAGACAGTGCTGGGCCCAGGGGAGGTGCTGCCCAGAGCCTTCGAGGCCTCTGAGAAGTGGCCCAACCTGATCCACGACCCTCTCGACCAGGGCAACTGTGCAGGCTCCTGGGCCTTCTCCACGGCAG ccgTGGCATCTGATCGAGTCTCAATCCATTCTCTGGGGCACATGACAACTGTCCTGTCGCCCCAGAACCTGCTGTCTTGTGACACGCACAACCAGCAGGGCTGCCGCGGTGGGCGACTTGACGGTGCCTGGTGGTTCCTGCGCCGTCGAGG AGTTGTGTCTGACCACTGCTACCCGTTCTCGGGCCATGGGTGGGACGAGGCTGGCTCCGCACCCCGCTGCATGATGCACAGTCGGGCCATGGGTCGGGGCAAACGGCAGGCCACCGCCCGCTGCCCCAATAGCTATGTCCATGCCAATGACATCTACCAGGTCACTCCTGCCTACCGCCTCGGCTCCAAC GAGAAGGAGATCATGAAGGAGCTGATGGAGAATGGCCCTGTCCAGG ccctcaTGGAGGTGCACGAGGACTTCTTCCTGTACCAGAGCGGCATCTACAGCCATACACCAGTGAGCCTTGGGAGGCCGGAGCAATACCGCCATCATGGGACCCATTCGGTCAAGATCACAGG gtggggggaggagacGCTGCCCGACGGAAGGACGCTCAAGTACTGG ACGGCGGCCAACTCGTGGGGCCCAGACTGGGGAGAGAGGGGCCACTTCCGCATCGTGCGCGGCGCCAACGAGTGCGACATCGAGAGCTTCGTGCTGGGCGTCTGGGGCCGCGTGGGAATGGAGGACATGGCTCACCACTGA
- the TINAGL1 gene encoding tubulointerstitial nephritis antigen-like isoform X2, producing the protein MWRCPLGLLLLLLLAGELALGAQRGRGRRELAPALHLRGIRDAGGRYCQEQDLCCRGRADDCALPYLGATCYCDLFCNRTVSDCCPDFWDFCLGVPPPFPPIQGCMHRGRIYPVLGTYWDNCNRCTCQEKGQWECDQEPCLVDENMIKAINQGSYGWRAGNHSAFWGMTLDEGIRYRLGTIRPSSSVTNMNEIHTVLGPGEVLPRAFEASEKWPNLIHDPLDQGNCAGSWAFSTAAVASDRVSIHSLGHMTTVLSPQNLLSCDTHNQQGCRGGRLDGAWWFLRRRGVVSDHCYPFSGHGWDEAGSAPRCMMHSRAMGRGKRQATARCPNSYVHANDIYQVTPAYRLGSNEKEIMKELMENGPVQALMEVHEDFFLYQSGIYSHTPVSLGRPEQYRHHGTHSVKITGWGEETLPDGRTLKYWTAANSWGPDWGERGHFRIVRGANECDIESFVLGVWGRVGMEDMAHH; encoded by the exons ATGTGGCGATGTCCactggggctgctgctgctgctgctgctggctggCGAGTTGGCCCTGGGTGCCCAGCGGGGTCGTGGGCGCCGGGAGCTAGCACCAGCTCTGCACCTGCGGGGCATCCGGGATGCGGGTGGCCGGTACTGCCAGGAGCAGGACCTGTGCTGCCGCGGCCGCGCCGATGACTGCGCCCTGCCCTACCTGGGTGCTACCTGTTACTGTGACCTCTTCTGCAACCGCACCGTCTCCGACTGCTGCCCTGACTTCTGGGACTTCTGCCTCGGCGtgccacccccctttccccccatcCAAG GATGTATGCACAGGGGTCGCATCTATCCAGTCTTGGGAACCTACTGGGACAACTGTAACCGTTG CACCTGCCAGGAGAAAGGGCAGTGGGAGTGTGACCAGGAGCCATGCCTGGTGGACGAAAACATGATCAAGGCCATCAACCAAGGCAGCTATGG gtGGCGGGCTGGGAACCACAGTGCCTTCTGGGGCATGACCCTGGATGAGGGCATCCGCTACCGCCTGGGCACCATCCGCCCGTCTTCCTCCGTCACCAATATGAATGAGATTCAT ACAGTGCTGGGCCCAGGGGAGGTGCTGCCCAGAGCCTTCGAGGCCTCTGAGAAGTGGCCCAACCTGATCCACGACCCTCTCGACCAGGGCAACTGTGCAGGCTCCTGGGCCTTCTCCACGGCAG ccgTGGCATCTGATCGAGTCTCAATCCATTCTCTGGGGCACATGACAACTGTCCTGTCGCCCCAGAACCTGCTGTCTTGTGACACGCACAACCAGCAGGGCTGCCGCGGTGGGCGACTTGACGGTGCCTGGTGGTTCCTGCGCCGTCGAGG AGTTGTGTCTGACCACTGCTACCCGTTCTCGGGCCATGGGTGGGACGAGGCTGGCTCCGCACCCCGCTGCATGATGCACAGTCGGGCCATGGGTCGGGGCAAACGGCAGGCCACCGCCCGCTGCCCCAATAGCTATGTCCATGCCAATGACATCTACCAGGTCACTCCTGCCTACCGCCTCGGCTCCAAC GAGAAGGAGATCATGAAGGAGCTGATGGAGAATGGCCCTGTCCAGG ccctcaTGGAGGTGCACGAGGACTTCTTCCTGTACCAGAGCGGCATCTACAGCCATACACCAGTGAGCCTTGGGAGGCCGGAGCAATACCGCCATCATGGGACCCATTCGGTCAAGATCACAGG gtggggggaggagacGCTGCCCGACGGAAGGACGCTCAAGTACTGG ACGGCGGCCAACTCGTGGGGCCCAGACTGGGGAGAGAGGGGCCACTTCCGCATCGTGCGCGGCGCCAACGAGTGCGACATCGAGAGCTTCGTGCTGGGCGTCTGGGGCCGCGTGGGAATGGAGGACATGGCTCACCACTGA
- the TINAGL1 gene encoding tubulointerstitial nephritis antigen-like isoform X4 — translation MHRGRIYPVLGTYWDNCNRCTCQEKGQWECDQEPCLVDENMIKAINQGSYGWRAGNHSAFWGMTLDEGIRYRLGTIRPSSSVTNMNEIHTVLGPGEVLPRAFEASEKWPNLIHDPLDQGNCAGSWAFSTAAVASDRVSIHSLGHMTTVLSPQNLLSCDTHNQQGCRGGRLDGAWWFLRRRGVVSDHCYPFSGHGWDEAGSAPRCMMHSRAMGRGKRQATARCPNSYVHANDIYQVTPAYRLGSNEKEIMKELMENGPVQALMEVHEDFFLYQSGIYSHTPVSLGRPEQYRHHGTHSVKITGWGEETLPDGRTLKYWTAANSWGPDWGERGHFRIVRGANECDIESFVLGVWGRVGMEDMAHH, via the exons ATGCACAGGGGTCGCATCTATCCAGTCTTGGGAACCTACTGGGACAACTGTAACCGTTG CACCTGCCAGGAGAAAGGGCAGTGGGAGTGTGACCAGGAGCCATGCCTGGTGGACGAAAACATGATCAAGGCCATCAACCAAGGCAGCTATGG gtGGCGGGCTGGGAACCACAGTGCCTTCTGGGGCATGACCCTGGATGAGGGCATCCGCTACCGCCTGGGCACCATCCGCCCGTCTTCCTCCGTCACCAATATGAATGAGATTCAT ACAGTGCTGGGCCCAGGGGAGGTGCTGCCCAGAGCCTTCGAGGCCTCTGAGAAGTGGCCCAACCTGATCCACGACCCTCTCGACCAGGGCAACTGTGCAGGCTCCTGGGCCTTCTCCACGGCAG ccgTGGCATCTGATCGAGTCTCAATCCATTCTCTGGGGCACATGACAACTGTCCTGTCGCCCCAGAACCTGCTGTCTTGTGACACGCACAACCAGCAGGGCTGCCGCGGTGGGCGACTTGACGGTGCCTGGTGGTTCCTGCGCCGTCGAGG AGTTGTGTCTGACCACTGCTACCCGTTCTCGGGCCATGGGTGGGACGAGGCTGGCTCCGCACCCCGCTGCATGATGCACAGTCGGGCCATGGGTCGGGGCAAACGGCAGGCCACCGCCCGCTGCCCCAATAGCTATGTCCATGCCAATGACATCTACCAGGTCACTCCTGCCTACCGCCTCGGCTCCAAC GAGAAGGAGATCATGAAGGAGCTGATGGAGAATGGCCCTGTCCAGG ccctcaTGGAGGTGCACGAGGACTTCTTCCTGTACCAGAGCGGCATCTACAGCCATACACCAGTGAGCCTTGGGAGGCCGGAGCAATACCGCCATCATGGGACCCATTCGGTCAAGATCACAGG gtggggggaggagacGCTGCCCGACGGAAGGACGCTCAAGTACTGG ACGGCGGCCAACTCGTGGGGCCCAGACTGGGGAGAGAGGGGCCACTTCCGCATCGTGCGCGGCGCCAACGAGTGCGACATCGAGAGCTTCGTGCTGGGCGTCTGGGGCCGCGTGGGAATGGAGGACATGGCTCACCACTGA